One window of the Salvia miltiorrhiza cultivar Shanhuang (shh) chromosome 6, IMPLAD_Smil_shh, whole genome shotgun sequence genome contains the following:
- the LOC130989165 gene encoding uncharacterized protein LOC130989165, whose protein sequence is MIEPSSSAESSFRELDEVFLQTQTRIWLGELLNSRLDEDLPLPDLLQDGEILFQVSRVVWEFLMTKCMEVRHLKHKYGPFASKKSSGRYRPYSNVDSFLKICKILGLNGIDLFSPSDVVEKRNIRKVCICIRALSKKARSKQLSVPDFDMVIYSVTMPTDMVGVIRRSLESPQCTFSSSSSYGSRKGSKTKLKKSNLYAPDIRDDDSSSSDESDEAESRYMGDNSFSSPSNFDNADGVNSDIEDSPEKCYISGQYRTQNFVESDAKCKSDSDIDKDTSCCSVSKKKTYDGNSHVNSEERQAYSNGNADVSNVNFTLESDDPYMGDSSCIETGENNYIANYLAFSDLMVHATDGSNSVVRDGENNMFDFFLNVDSQGASFHNGSERVYSDDEDLEVSSTTSMSSVLGRLLNLEFDNQFDEDDSSSTNVHSSASKELESRKLYKDAPVLSEPPKEGTFHTQLFDSQDEFKMAPRFLNCVEYYHPSQDNGETSILKLSKDESCCNQTSNPAGNGVHRVVLDANDDPERPLSGEDNEKEIDGAIILGSDEATVDNGGLVCLEFSTKSKLVEPSQIASGDTNTYNSIFRTNLHETGSARVQVEDNISPTDENCDQDKREKDESDSQLPSTKPKQNPLLKTVVKCTAIAGVLFLLLHIRKSNAHNAQERRQNPQAKHKGLKPLSGKQQPRSVGKGIYPTEKLKL, encoded by the exons ATGATCGAACCGTCGTCGTCGGCAGAATCGAGCTTCCGAGAGTTGGATGAAGTTTTCCTGCAG ACTCAAACACGGATATGGCTGGGAGAGCTTCTAAATTCGAGATTGGATGAGGATTTGCCTCTCCCCGATTTGCTTCAAGATGGAGAAATATT GTTTCAAGTTTCTAGAGTAGTGTGGGAATTTTTGATGACCAAATGTATGGAGGTCAGACATTTGAAACATAAATACGGTCCGTTTGCTTCTAAGAAGAGCAGTGGGAGGTACAGGCCTTACTCCAACGTTGATTCCTTTCTAAAG ATATGCAAAATTCTGGGATTGAATGGCATCGACCTTTTTTCACCATCTGATGTTGTGGAGAAGAGAAACATTCGAAAAGTATGCATTTGCATAAGAGCTCTCTCAAAAAAAGCAAGGTCTAAGCAACTGAGT GTCCCGGATTTCGACATGGTTATATACTCGGTAACCATGCCAACTGATATGGTAGGGGTGATAAGAAGGAGCTTAGAGTCGCCACAATGCACCTTTTCAAGTTCATCCAGTTATGGTTCACGTAAGGGCTCAAAAACGAAGCTGAAAAAG AGCAATTTATATGCACCGGACATCAGAGATGATGACTCTAGTAGCTCAGACGAGTCAGATGAAGCAGAAAGCAGATACATGGGTGACAATTCCTTTTCATCTCCAAGCAATTTTGATAATGCTGATGGAGTGAATTCCGACATAGAAGATTCACCTGAAAAATGTTATATATCTGGACAGTATAGGACACAAAATTTCGTGGAATCAGATGCCAAATGCAAATCTGATTCTGACATCGACAAAGATACTTCTTGTTGCAGCGTTTCTAAGAAAAAAACATATGATGGCAATTCACATGTAAACAGTGAAGAGAGACAAGCCTACAGCAATGGTAATGCGGATGTTTCCAATGTGAACTTCACGCTCGAGAGTGACGATCCATACATGGGAGATTCTTCATGCATCGAGACGGGAGAAAATAATTACATTGCTAATTATTTGGCATTTTCAGATTTAATGGTTCATGCAACTGATGGCAGTAACTCTGTTGTTCGTGATGGGGAGAACAATATGTTTGATTTCTTTCTAAATGTCGATTCCCAAGGAGCGAGTTTCCACAACGGATCAGAAAGAGTGTATTCTGATGATGAAGATTTAGAGGTTTCTTCCACCACTAGTATGAGCTCTGTGTTGGGCCGGTTGCTCAACTTGGAGTTTGATAACCAGTTTGATGAGGATGATTCATCGAGCACGAACGTTCACTCTTCTGCATCCAAGGAGCTTGAGTCTAGAAAACTCTATAAAGATGCACCTGTATTATCGGAACCCCCAAAGGAGGGCACATTTCACACCCAACTATTCGATTCACAAGATGAATTTAAGATGGCACCAAGATTTCTAAATTGTGTGGAGTATTATCATCCATCACAGGACAATGGTGAAACGTCCATTTTGAAGCTCTCAAAGGATGAGTCATGTTGTAATCAAACCAGCAACCCTGCTGGGAACGGGGTCCATAGGGTTGTGTTGGATGCAAATGATGATCCGGAGAGACCTCTTTCTGGTGAAGATAATGAAAAAGAGATTGACGGGGCTATCATCCTTGGTTCAGATGAAGCTACGGTTGACAATGGGGGATTGGTCTGTTTAGAATTTTCAACCAAGAGTAAACTAGTTGAGCCATCTCAGATTGCTTCTGGTGACACCAACACATATAATTCTATTTTTCGAACAAATCTACATGAAACTGGTTCAGCCCGTGTGCAAGTCGAAGATAATATTTCTCCCACTGATGAAAATTGCGATCAG GACAAAAGAGAAAAGGATGAAAGTGATTCCCAGCTGCCTTCTACGAAGCCTAAGCAAAACCCATTGCTGAAAACAGTTGTCAAATGCACGGCCATTGCTGGTGTCTTATTTCTCTTGCTACACATCAG AAAAAGCAACGCGCATAATGCACAAGAACGTCGACAAAATCCTCAGGCAAAGCACAAGGGGTTGAAGCCCTTGTCCGGGAAGCAACAACCAAGAAGTGTAGGGAAAGGTATATATCCAACAGAGAAGCTCAAGTTATGA
- the LOC130990794 gene encoding glycine-rich protein DOT1-like codes for MVVILSCGYGGVEDVMEGRFLSSIAEKWIQISENVGVDVGLTVGGYNKGQGFGPRRGWGGGHCGGGGFGDGYGGGGGFGGRGFGNSGGVGSGYDFGGGSGGRWGSGGGGGSGMGQGGAGYGSSGGNENGGGSGSGMGDEMKDLFRERISFLTVLSSV; via the coding sequence ATGGTTGTGATCTTGTCTTGTGGTTATGGAGGTGTTGAAGATGTCATGGAGGGGAGGTTTCTGTCTTCTATCGCCGAAAAATGGATACAAATCTCTGAAAATGTTGGTGTGGATGTGGGCTTGACGGTTGGTGGATATAATAAAGGTCAAGGTTTTGGGCCTAGAAGGGGTTGGGGTGGTGGCCattgcggcggcggcgggtttGGCGACGGCTATGGTGGTGGGGGTGGGTTTGGCGGCAGAGGATTTGGTAATAGTGGTGGTGTTGGTAGTGGGTATGATTTTGGGGGAGGCAGTGGCGGAAGGTGGGGtagcggtggtggtggaggctCTGGCATGGGCCAAGGTGGTGCTGGATATGGTTCCAGCGGTGGAAACGAAAACGGCGGTGGTTCTGGTTCTGGGATGGGAGATGAAATGAAGGATCTgtttagagagagaatttcATTTCTAACGGTGTTAAGCTCCGTTTAG